Proteins co-encoded in one Rattus rattus isolate New Zealand chromosome 5, Rrattus_CSIRO_v1, whole genome shotgun sequence genomic window:
- the LOC116900644 gene encoding olfactory receptor 1J4-like has protein sequence MMTRNHSSVSEFLLLGLLEHQEQQHFLFGIFLIIYLVTVVGNMLIILVIFSDSHLHSPMYFFLANLSLTDLCLSSTTVPRMLVNLQTQKHSIPYAGCLSQIYFFLWFIGLDVFLLAVMAYDRLVAICYPLHYTLVMSHRCCILLVTISLFLAHSYALTHIILLSQLSFCMDNIIPHFFCELLPILKLSCSNIYANQCVLLYWGGALTVLIPLLIIASYVRIVATIVRVPSARGKWKTFSTCGSHLSAVCLFYVSAIGVYFIPSDADSASKDRIAAVMYAVVTPMLNPFIYSLRNKDMTSALRRLLNRSLLQPPQS, from the coding sequence ATGATGACAAGAAACCACAGTAGTGTCTCTGAATTTCTCCTCTTGGGCCTCTTGGAACATCAGGAACAGCAACATTTCCTCTTTGGCATCTTCTTGATCATATACCTTGTCACTGTGGTGGGAAATATGTTAATCATTCTGGTAATTTTCTCTGATTCACACCTCCACagtcccatgtacttcttcctggcTAACCTCTCCCTCACTGACCTGTGTCTATCATCTACTACAGTCCCCAGGATGCTAGTAAACCTCCAAACTCAGAAGCACAGTATCCCCTATGCTGGATGCCTGTCTCAGATCTATTTCTTCCTGTGGTTCATTGGACTAGATGTTTTCCTCCTGGCAGTGATGGCTTATGACAGGCTTGTGGCCATATGCTATCCCCTTCACTACACCTTGGTCATGAGTCACAGATGCTGCATCCTGTTGGTAACCATATCCCTATTCCTTGCCCATTCATATGCTCTAACCCAtatcattctcctgtctcagttaTCCTTCTGCATGGACAACATCATTCCCCATTTCTTCTGTGAACTGCTTCCCATCTTGAAGCTCTCTTGTTCCAACATTTATGCCAACCAGTGTGTGCTGCTCTACTGGGGAGGAGCATTAACTGTCTTAATTCCTTTGTTAATCATTGCTTCATATGTCCGCATTGTGGCCACCATTGTGAGAGTCCCATCAGCAAGAGGAAAGTGGAAGAccttctccacctgtgggtccCATCTCTCAGCAGTCTGCCTGTTCTATGTGTCTGCTATTGGGGTATATTTCATTCCATCTGATGCTGATTCAGCTAGCAAGGACAGGATTGCAGCAGTGATgtatgctgtggtgacccccatgcTGAACCCATTCATCTATAGCctgagaaacaaagacatgacAAGTGCCCTGAGAAGATTGCTGAACAGGAGTTTGCTGCAACCTCCTCAAAGCTAA